A window from Bubalus kerabau isolate K-KA32 ecotype Philippines breed swamp buffalo chromosome 5, PCC_UOA_SB_1v2, whole genome shotgun sequence encodes these proteins:
- the NUCKS1 gene encoding nuclear ubiquitous casein and cyclin-dependent kinase substrate 1 isoform X2: protein MSRPVRNRKVVDYSQFQESDDADEDYGRDSGPPAKKIRSSPREAKNKRRSGKNSQEDSEDSEEKDVKTKKDDSHSAEDSEDEKEDHKNVRQQRQAASKAASKQREMLMEDVGSEEEQEEEDEAPFQENSGSDEDFLVEDDDDSDYGSSKKKNKKMVKKSKPERKEKKMPKPRLKATVTPSPVKGKGKVGRPTASKASKEKTPSPKEEDEEPESPLEKKTSSSPPPEKSGDEGSEDEAQSGED, encoded by the exons AAATAGGAAGGTCGTTGATTATTCACAATTTCAGGAATCCGATGATGCTG ATGAAGATTATGGAAGAGATTCAGGCCCTCCAGCTAAGAAAATTCGATCATCTCCCCGAGAAGCTAAAAATAAGAGGCGATCTGGAAAGAATTCACAGGAAGATAG TGAGGACTCAGAAGAAAAAGATGTGAAGACTAAGAAGGATGATTCTCATTCAGCAG AGGACAgtgaagatgaaaaagaagaTCATAAAAACGTGCGCCAGCAACGGCAGGCAGCCTCTAAAGCAGCCTCTAAACAGAGGGAGATGCTCATGGAAGATGTGGGCAGTGAGGAGGAGCAAGAAGAGGAGGACGAGGCGCCATTCCAGGAGA ATTCCGGCAGTGATGAGGATTTCCTAGTAGAAGACGATGATGATAGTGACTATGGcagttcaaaaaagaaaaacaaaaagatggtTAAGAAGTCGAAgcctgagagaaaagaaaagaaaatgccgaAGCCCAGGCTAAAGGCCACAG tgaCGCCAAGTCCTgtgaaaggcaaggggaaagTGGGTCGCCCCACAGCTTCAAAGGCATCAAAGGAAAAGACTCCTTCTCCCAAAGAAGAAGATGAGGAACCAGAAAGCCCTCTGGAAAAGAAAACGTCTTCAAGCCCTCCGCCTGAGAAATCTGGGGATGAAGGGTCTGAAGATGAAGCCCAGTCTGGGGAAGATTAA
- the NUCKS1 gene encoding nuclear ubiquitous casein and cyclin-dependent kinase substrate 1 isoform X1, translating into MSRPVRNRKVVDYSQFQESDDADEDYGRDSGPPAKKIRSSPREAKNKRRSGKNSQEDSEDSEEKDVKTKKDDSHSAEDSEDEKEDHKNVRQQRQAASKAASKQREMLMEDVGSEEEQEEEDEAPFQEKDSGSDEDFLVEDDDDSDYGSSKKKNKKMVKKSKPERKEKKMPKPRLKATVTPSPVKGKGKVGRPTASKASKEKTPSPKEEDEEPESPLEKKTSSSPPPEKSGDEGSEDEAQSGED; encoded by the exons AAATAGGAAGGTCGTTGATTATTCACAATTTCAGGAATCCGATGATGCTG ATGAAGATTATGGAAGAGATTCAGGCCCTCCAGCTAAGAAAATTCGATCATCTCCCCGAGAAGCTAAAAATAAGAGGCGATCTGGAAAGAATTCACAGGAAGATAG TGAGGACTCAGAAGAAAAAGATGTGAAGACTAAGAAGGATGATTCTCATTCAGCAG AGGACAgtgaagatgaaaaagaagaTCATAAAAACGTGCGCCAGCAACGGCAGGCAGCCTCTAAAGCAGCCTCTAAACAGAGGGAGATGCTCATGGAAGATGTGGGCAGTGAGGAGGAGCAAGAAGAGGAGGACGAGGCGCCATTCCAGGAGA AAGATTCCGGCAGTGATGAGGATTTCCTAGTAGAAGACGATGATGATAGTGACTATGGcagttcaaaaaagaaaaacaaaaagatggtTAAGAAGTCGAAgcctgagagaaaagaaaagaaaatgccgaAGCCCAGGCTAAAGGCCACAG tgaCGCCAAGTCCTgtgaaaggcaaggggaaagTGGGTCGCCCCACAGCTTCAAAGGCATCAAAGGAAAAGACTCCTTCTCCCAAAGAAGAAGATGAGGAACCAGAAAGCCCTCTGGAAAAGAAAACGTCTTCAAGCCCTCCGCCTGAGAAATCTGGGGATGAAGGGTCTGAAGATGAAGCCCAGTCTGGGGAAGATTAA